A portion of the Borrelia hispanica CRI genome contains these proteins:
- a CDS encoding variable large family protein produces MRMERKKKRQSRKVMVVMGCNNGMLEEEKIGLEKKNSFLESLVKIGQGFQEIFGVFGSAIGDVLGFNVVKSGDKRSKVGEHFEKIKKGLEGINERLKGLVGEISGAKNADVSTIEVVKGSIKGANEVFGQLIGALTKLAGVTNDGDDIGHNDNAAAAGAEEVSVKTIIAEVKNIIDIAEKSGVKIDAGNAGGQVTAANNTAAPAVFGGHNNAAAGAGAGDKLASEVSKADPWAMIDKIKNATATAPVTLAANNNHEVGTLVAANANANNNNYGVKTNADLAAAVALKAMTKGGKFRPDNGDVGAVKAAAASAVNKVLGILDVIIRKIVSSNLEKVREAVKGIKDSEISGINAPEAGTTQPIANN; encoded by the coding sequence ATGAGAATGGAAAGGAAGAAAAAGAGACAGAGCAGAAAAGTGATGGTGGTGATGGGATGTAATAATGGGATGTTGGAAGAAGAGAAGATAGGGTTGGAAAAGAAGAATAGTTTTTTAGAGTCATTAGTGAAGATAGGACAGGGGTTTCAGGAGATTTTTGGTGTTTTTGGGAGTGCAATAGGGGATGTATTAGGGTTTAATGTTGTTAAATCGGGGGATAAGAGAAGTAAGGTAGGAGAACACTTTGAAAAGATAAAAAAGGGTTTGGAAGGGATTAATGAAAGGTTAAAAGGGCTAGTAGGTGAAATTTCTGGTGCAAAGAATGCTGATGTGAGCACAATTGAAGTTGTCAAGGGTTCCATTAAAGGAGCAAATGAAGTTTTTGGTCAGTTAATTGGGGCTTTAACTAAATTGGCTGGTGTAACTAATGATGGTGATGATATTGGTCATAATGATAATGCCGCTGCTGCTGGTGCTGAAGAAGTTAGTGTTAAAACTATTATTGCAGAAGTTAAAAACATAATTGATATAGCAGAGAAATCTGGAGTGAAAATTGATGCAGGGAATGCTGGTGGACAAGTAACAGCTGCTAATAATACCGCTGCTCCTGCTGTATTTGGTGGTCATAATAATGCAGCTGCTGGTGCTGGTGCTGGTGATAAGCTAGCATCTGAAGTGTCAAAAGCTGATCCATGGGCGATGATTGACAAGATTAAGAATGCTACCGCTACTGCTCCTGTTACTCTTGCTGCTAACAATAATCATGAAGTCGGAACATTAGTAGCTGCTAATGCTAATGCTAATAATAATAACTATGGTGTAAAAACCAATGCCGATTTAGCAGCGGCGGTAGCTCTTAAGGCCATGACTAAAGGTGGTAAATTTAGACCTGATAATGGAGATGTTGGTGCAGTGAAAGCAGCAGCCGCAAGTGCAGTAAATAAGGTATTAGGCATCCTTGATGTAATAATTAGGAAAATAGTAAGTAGCAATCTAGAGAAAGTAAGAGAAGCAGTAAAGGGAATAAAGGATTCTGAGATTTCTGGGATAAATGCTCCAGAAGCTGGTACTACTCAACCTATTGCTAATAATTAA